GGCATTTCGAACAGGGTCCTGTCCGGCCTCCGAGCGAGGCCCGCAGCCTGCTGCTGCGTGTCAGCCGGCACTGTCCATGGAACCGCTGTACCTTCTGTCCTCTTTACAAGGGGAAAGCGTTTTCCCTGCGTTCCGTGGAGGACATCCGCCGGGACATCGATGTCGTCGCCCGGCATCTCGACACGCTGCGGGAGCGTCTGGCCGGGGACAGACTGGATGCTTCCGTGCTTGCGTTATGGCGGGATCACCTTCCCGCCGCGGAAAGGGCGCCTTTCTGGGCTGCGGCACTCTGGCTGAGCGGCGGTTTAGAGTCGGTATTTCTGCAGGATGCCGACGGTCTGATCGCCGGCCCGGTGCAGTTGCGGGCGATCCTCGATCATCTGCGCAAAACCTTCCCCTGGCCCTTTCGCGTTACCGCTTACGCGCGCTCCAAAACGGTATTACGTTATCGCCCGGAAGACCTTTTAGCCCTGCGCCAGGCAGGCTTGTCGCGCCTGCACATCGGCCTGGAGTCGGGCTGTGACACCGTGCTGCGGCAGGTATGCAAAGGCGCCAGCCGTGCTGAGCATATCATGGCCGGCCGGCGGGTCCGGCAGGCTGGCATCGAGCTGTCCGCCTATGTCATGCCGGGTCTGGGAGGCAGAAACCTGTCGGAACGCCATGCCCGGGATTCCGCAAGCGCCCTGTGTGCCATCGATCCGGAATTTATCCGTCTGCGCACCCTGGCCATCCCCGGCGGCGTGCCCCTGGCGCAGGAATGGCTTAGCGGCCGCTTTGAACTGTGTGACAGCCGGGAGCTGGCTCGGGAATTGCTGTTGTTTCTGCAGTCGCTCGATGCGGCCCACGGCGAACTGGTCAGCGACCATGCGCTGAACCTGTTCGAAGATCTGTCGGGCCGGCTGCCCAAGGATCTGCCACGGCTGCGGAGCATGGTTGAGGCGTTTCTTGTCCTGCCCGACGAGCGGCGTTGCCTGTATCTTGTCGGCCGCCGCGGCGGCGTGCTGCGTGGCCTGGCGGATCTGCAGGATCCCGGCAGGCAGGCGGCGGCCGCGGCGATCTGCCGGAAACTGGGCGCCACGCCGGACAATGTCGAGGAGATCTGCAGGCTGTTGATGCAGCGTTTGATCTGAATCGTCGCCTGGCCAGGGAGCAGCCGGCGAACTTGTCGTCAAGGAAAGGGTGTCGACTTATGACTCATACCTGTACCATCGATACGCCGTTGGGACCCATGCTGGCGGCTGCCAAAGGCGGCAAGCTAGCGGTGCTGAATTTTCTCGGCCAGAAACACTTTGCAGCCGGCATGAATGATTGGTTGAAGCAGCCCGATGATCCCGTGCTGGTTGCTCTGCGGGCATGGCTCCAGGGCTATTTTTGCGGAGCGGCAACTGTCCCCGATGTTCCCCTCGATCCCGGAGGAACGCCCTTTCAGAAGACGGTATGGAGCATTTTGTTGCGAATACCCCGAGGAGCTACCACCAGTTACGGCGAAATCGCACGGGAAGTTGCCGAAAAAACCGGGATAGCCGCAATGTCGGCACAGGCAGTGGGTGGCGCGGTGGGACGCAATCCGATAGCTATCCTGATTCCCTGTCACCGGGTACTCGGCGCCGACGGCAGCCTCACCGGCTATGCGGGAGGGCTGGACAAAAAGCGGGCACTGCTGGCATTGGAAGGAATCACCGTGCCTTGAAACCCACCCTGAAGAACAGGCTGTAGAGCACCGGCACCACGCCGAGGGTCAGTGCGGTGGCGAACAGCAGGCCGAAAATAATGGCGATCGCCATCGGTTCCCACAAAGGGCCGCCGCCGAGCCACAAAGGCAGCAGGCCGCCGATGGTGGTGGCGGTGGTCAGCAAAATGGGCCGCAGCCGGCGCATGGCCGCTTCGATTACCGCGCGCTCTGGCGGCAGGCCGTTCTGCTCGATTTCAATGTCGATGCGATCGATAAGCACGATGGCGTTGTTGATAACGATGCCTGCCAGTGACACCACTCCCAGCAGGGTCATGAAGCCGAAATAGCTCCCCGTGAGCAGCAGGCCGGCGGTCACGCCGATCATGCCCAGGGGGATGGTCAACAGGATGATCAGCGGGCGGCGCAGGGAGTTGAACTGTCCTACCAGTAAAAGCACCACCAGCAGACCGGTGATGGGCAGATTGACGTTGATCGATTCGTTGGCCTTGCCCGAGGTTTCCAGTTCACCACCCATTTCGTATTTGTAGCCGAAGGGCCAGCCGCGCTGTTCCTTCTTCAGCCAGTGGTCCAGTTGCCGGGCGATGGCGATGGCGTTGCCGTTCGTGTCAAGGCCGGCTTCAACGGTAACGGTACGGCGCCGGTCGCGGCGCAGGATCTTGGCCGGTTGCCAGGCGATTTCGATATCAGCCACCTGTTTCAGGGGCACGGACTGCCCGGTGCGCTGCACGTAGATGTTGTGGGTTTCGAGCTTGCCGAAATCCTGGCGGTCGGCGGCCGTGGAGCGCAGGGTGACCGGGATGACTTCATCTGCTTCGCGGTACTCGGTGGTGGTGATGCCGCTGAGAATGGTCTGCAGCGATACCGCCACATCGCGGCTGGTCAGACCGGCGCGCAGGGCGCGGGGCTGGTTGACGCGCACCACCAGTTTTTTGGTGCGGGCTCCCCAGTCGTCCGTGATGTTGAGGATGCCCGGCATGCCCGCGAGATGCGCCTTGACTTTGTCGGCAATGCCAAACAGTTCTTCGCTGTTTTTGCCGGACAGGCGGATTTCCACCGGGTTGTCCACCGGCGGACCGAGGTTCAGAGGCCGGATGCGCGGATTGAGGTCGGGAAAGCGGCTACGACAGAAGGCTTCCAGACGCGGCATGGCGCTGTCGAGGAGGTGGCGGCGGGAGGTGCCGTTGACAAGTACATAGGCATATTCCGGGCTGGGCGGTTCCGGCTTGTAGGGGAGCATGAAGCGCGGCGCCCCTTCACCGATAAAGGCGACCCAGTCGGTGATCCCTTCACCTCCGTTTCCGGACGCCAGATCGGCGCCCATGAAATCCTCGATCTGTTGCACCACCGCTTCGGTTCGTTTAAGCGGCGTGCCCATGGGCAGGCGCAGTTCGGCACAGAAGATGGCCTTGTCGCTGGGCGGGAAAAAAGTCTTGGGGACCAGCCGCATGCCGAGCATGGCAGCCATGAACAGCACAACAATGCCGGCCACGCTCAGCCACCGGTGGCGCAGCAATGCCAGCAGTACGCCGTGATACCCGCGATAGAAACGGGACTGGAAATCAACGGCGCCGGCCTTGCTGTCGGGATGCAGGAAATGGCTGCACAGCAGCGGGGTCATGGTCAGCGACAGTAGCCATGAGCAGAGCAGGGTGATGGTGACCACTTTGAACAGGGGCGCCGTGTATTCGCCGGTGGAGGATTTGGCCAGAAAAATCGGCAGGAAGGCGGCCGCGGTGGTCAGCGACGAGGTCAGCAGGGGGATCTTGAGTTCCTGGGCCGAATCGATGGCCGCCTGCCGCGCCGGTTTGCCCTCCGCCATCTGCACCATGATCGATTCGCTCATGACGATGGCGTTGTCGACCAGCATGCCCAGGGCGATGATCAGGGATGCCAGTGACATCTGGTCGATGCCGATGTTGAAAAAACCCATCACCATCAGCGACATGATCATGGCCATGGGAATCAGGCTCGATACCACCAGCCCGGTGCGCAGGCCGAGAAATACCAGCATCACCGTCAGCACGATGGCCATGGCCTGCAGCAGGTTGCCGGTAAATTCCGAGACCTTGCGTTCGACGTGTTTTGGCTGGAAGGCCACCACATCGAAGCTGACGCCGATGGGGTAGGCCTCGTGAAAACGGTCGATGGCCTGCCGGACCTCCTCCCCGAGCTTGAGGATATCTCCTCCCTCGCGCAGGTGAAGGGCCAGGGTCAGTGCCGGCTGTCCTCTGTAGCGGACCTTGGCCTTCGGCGGGTCGATGTAGCCGCGGTGTATGCTGACGAGATCCTCCAGGTAGACCACGTCCCGGCTGCCCGGCACGTTGATGACAGTACGCCGCAGGTCTTCGACGGAATCGAAATTGCCCGTCGGTTCCAGCACGATCTGTTCCTTGTCGGTGAAGATTTCACCGCCGGGGATGATGATGTTGCGGGCTTCGAGGATGTTTTTCAGCAGCAGCGGCGACAGCCCCAGTTCGGCCAGCCGGGCATTGTTGTACTCCACGAAAATGCGTTCCTGCTGGATTCCCTGGATGTCGACCTTGGCGATTTCGTCACTGAGCAGCAGTTCGTTTCGGCAGTCTTCGGCGATCTGTTTCAGCTGCGCATAGCTGAAATCCTGGCCGGTGATGGTGATAATGGTACCGAAAATATCGCCGAATTCGTCATTGACGAAAGGCCCCACCACTTCGTCGGGCAGATCCCCGGTGGCGCGCTGCACCTTCCGACGCAGATTGTCCCATATGGGACGCATGTTCTTGTAGCGTTCCAGGATGTTGACGAAGATGACCGAGACGCCTGGTTTCGATTCGCTGTCAATGTAGTCGATCTCGGGGATTTCCTGGATGACCTTCTCCAGCTTGTCGGTAACCAGCTGCTCCACCCGCTCGGGGCTGGCGCCGGGGAAATAGGTCAGCACCTGCGCGGTGCGCACCACGAACCCGGGATCCTCGTCCCGGGGCAGGGATTTGAAGGAGAACAACCCGGCCAGGGCCACCACCACCAGGGCGACGTAGGTGATGCGGGTTTTGTCGAGTGCCGCGCGCGTGATATTCATGGCGCGGGCTCCGGCTCCGTGAGCAGTTTGACCTGTTGGCCATCCTGAATCAGGGCGACGCCGGCGGTGACGATGCGGTTGCCGTCCTTCAGACCGGAGACGATCTCGAGCCCTTCCGCGGACAGTTCCCCGACCCTTACCGGTTGTCTGCGGACCCGGCCCAGATTTGCCCCCTCGACTTCAAGGATGAACACGAAGCGCCCGGCGCGATCCTCGCCAACCGCCTCGGGAGGGACGAGAAAACGGGTGCCGCCTTCGGTCCTCTGGCCGAAGCTGAAAGCGACTTCCGCTGCCATGCCCGGCCGAATGGCCGGGTCGGCGCCGCTCAGGCGCACCGTGACGGGATAGGTGGTGGCGTAACTGGTGGCCGCCACGCCGACCTCGGTCACCTGCCCCTCGAAGACACGCTGCGGCAGGGCATCGAAGCGGATGGCTACCGCGTCGCCGCGCTCGATGCCGGCGATCAGGCTCTCCGGGATGGCGACACCGACCTCCGGTATGGCCCCGGCGGTGAGCAGCGCCACGATCTGGCCTGCCGCAACATTCTCACCGGCCTCGATCGGAACACTGGCGATGGCCCCGTTGACCGGCGCGGTGAGACGGGTATAGCGCAGCTGCGAGCGGGCCAGTTCCAGACGGGTCTCGCTTGCGCGTACCGCCGCGGTGGCCGATTCGCTGGCGGCACGGGCCGCATCGAGGTCGTTGCGGGAAGCATTGCGGTTTTCGTACAGGGCCCGCACCCGGGCATAGTTGGCTTCGGCGTTGCGTGCCTGGGCCAGGGTTCTGGCGAGAGCCGCCTGTGCCTCCTGTTTCTGCAGCTCGTAGTCGGTGGCGTCGAGGCGGGCGATGAGTTGTCCGGCCTGCACCCGGTCTCCGACTTTGACAAACAGGCCCTCGATGGCGCCGGGCACCCGGAAGGAAAGCCTGGACTCCTGGCCCGCTTTGGAAATGCCGGAAAACGAGCGCTGAATCTGTCCGCTGAAAGCCCTTACCGTCGCGCTGCGGACCGGACGCAGCGGGGGTGGCTGAGGCGGACCGTTGTCGTTGCAGGCCATGAGGCTGAGGATGATCGACAGAAAGGCAAGGTATCGGACGGGCATGGCGTCACTCCGGCAAGGTGGCCTGTTGCAGAAATTGTTCGAGGTGCCTGAACCAGTTTTCCCGGTCGTCGGCCCCGAGAAAAAAATCGAACTGGCCGATGGCGCGCTGTACGGCCATCAAATCGAGAAGAAAATCGTAAACGGCATTGGCGGCGGCCTGCTCGGCGACCAGGTCGGCATTCTGGGCGTCAAGCAGTTCAAGGATGGAGACCACCCCGCGCGAGTAGGCATCGGTCACCAGTTCCAGGTTTCGGGCCGCCGCTTCGGACCCCTCGCGGGACAGCCGGATACCGGTGTAGGAGGCCCGGCTGTTGTGCAGGGCGCTACGGATACGTTGCTCCATGCGGGCGGCGAGCGCCTTGCGTTCCAGTTCCAGCCCCTCGACCTGGCGTTCAGCCTGCACCAGGTCGGCAAAGCGGGTGCCGCCGGAAAACAGGGGCAGCGACAGGCGAATGCCGACGTTCCAGGAGGTGTCATCGGCTTCCGGGATGTTAACGGGAAGCAAACCCTTGAGGCGACTGAAGGGCGATTCAACGCCTTCGCCGGTTTCATCAAGCATGTGCGTGATTCCGGCCTGCAGGGACAGGTCCGGAACCCAGAACGATCGCCGGGCCGCAAGGCGGGCTCGTCTGCGGGCCGCTATGGCCGCATCCAGGCGTTGCAGCTCCGGGGAGGCTTTCAGGCCTTGCGCCACCATAAAATCGCGAAATCTGGCGAATGCCGCCGGAGTGGCAAGCTGGGCGAACAGGCGCGGGTCGCTGACCAACAGCACCGGATCGTCCAGGCCCTGTTCGGATGTCGTGAAATTTTCTTCCAGGGGGCGCTGCAGGATGCGGTTGAGGGCGATTTTCGCTCGGGTACGCGCCACGTCGGCGTCGATGAGAGCCCTGCGGTCCCGTGCCAGCTGGCTTTCCCAGCGATAGACTTCGGCGGGACTGGAAAATCCGATTTCCCGTCGGGTACGGGCCAGTTCCAGGTTGGAGCGCGTCACGCGCAGATTGTTTCTCTGTACCGTCTGCAGGGTTTTGGCCCGCAGTACATCGAGGTATGCGGAGGCCGCCTCCTGGATGACATCGAGGCGCAACTGGCGCCGTTCTTCCTGCCGCGCCTGCTGCTGCTGTTTCTGGATATCGAGATTGGCCCAGGTGGATTCGGAGTAAAGATTCTGCCGCAGTTCCAGGGAAGCGCTCAGACTCTGCTCGGCCTGGGTGCCGAAGCTGGCGGCGGCGCGGTCCTGATCGATAAGGCTCCCGGTCGCCGATAGTTCCAGGTGCGGCAACAGTCCGGCGCGAGCCTTGCGGATGTCTTCACGGCCGGCGGCGACCTTGCGGTCGGCGGCGGCCAGGTCGAGGTTCACCGCTTCCGCTTCTTTTACCACCGTGTCCAGGGACCAGCGCCGCGTCGCTGTCAGCGGCTCGGCGAATAACTGTTCGGCTTCATTAAGTATGTTCCAGGCGGGGGAGAAGCCGATGGCGCGGGCCGTGGCCATATTGATGGCGAGGCGGTCCTCCAGGGAGGTGGTGGCCGGCAGGCTGGCAGCGTTCTCACCCAGCAAAATGCGCTGCATGTTCAGCGCGGTGCGGCGTGCCAGTCGCGCAAAATCGGTGGTCGGAGCCGCTCCCGCCAGTACCCCTTTGCAGACTTCTTCGTAACCCAGGTAGGAAAAGCTGGGCAGTCCGCGGGCGGAAAGCCCGGCGATCAGTTGGCGGAAGGATTCCTCCGCAAGCAGCAGAGGGGTGATGTAGACGGCCTCCGTTTCTTCAGGAAGGGCTGCCAGGGCAGCTTCCACCGCGCCGTTTACCGGGATGACGCTCAGGGAGACGCTGGTTTCGGCCAGTTGCCGTTTGAGGTTGCGGGTGATCTCGGGAATAGCTTCATGGTAGGGACGATGAACAAGGATGGCCAGGTGCTGGAACGGCACCAGTTCGCGAAACAGGCGCAGGTCGCGTAACAGGGGGCTTGTGGTGGCGATGTAGTTGAAGTTGAAAACGCCGCTGCTGCCGTTGCTGGCCGGCAGTTGCTGGGCAGCGCGATCGACGGTCAGCGGCGCAAGGCAGGGTTTGGGCAACGGTCCGCGACGCGCCAGGTCCTGTCCCGCCAGAAGCCCGAGGGCGAGGATCATGTCGATGCTGTCGTCGGCCAGCAGTCGGTCGATGTTACGGTGCACGCCCTGCTGGCTCCAGTCGGCGGTCAACAGGGCGGTTTGCGGAAACCGGGTATGAAATTCGGCGCCGAGCAGATCGTTGATTTCGGCCTGAAACATTTCCAGAATGGCCTGGTTGCCTTGCCAGGGGCCATCCATGACCACCCCGATGTTCACGGGCCGGGCGGCGCTGGTCACCGGTGAGGCCAGCAGGCATGTCAGAAGCAGCAGCAGGCCGGCAAGCCGGCGGCGAAGGTGCGGAAGCAGCGGCAAAAGATGGCGGCACATCATAAAGAGGCATCCTCGAAACAAAGCATCCGGTTCTGATCGGCCATGCTCAATGCAAAGCTTTTTCCATCAATAATACGAGTTGATCGAGTTCCGTTTCCGTCAGGGCTCTGGCCATGCCCCGGATGTATTCGCGGCAGGCTTCCTCATAGGCATTGGCCACCTGTTCTCCGGTGCGGGTAAGCTGGATGAAATAGACGCGGCGGTCGCTGGCGGACCGGGTCTTGGTGACGTAGCCCTGTTCGATGAGTTTGTTGACGATGCCGGTTACCGCCGGTTTGCTCAGACCCAGCGTTTTGGCCAGGCCGCTGCATGTCAGATCGTCGCTGTGGTTGATGGCATTGATATACTGGAACTGGGTCAGGTTGATTTCCCGCGCGCCGATTTTGCGCAGTTTCTGCACCTTGGCATTGACCAGCGCCCGGGAGACGACTTCGAAAATTTCCATGATGCGGTTCTGATGGTTCATGCGGGTATGTCATCCGGCCTGATGGTTAGTTCGGTTAACAAAATATATGGTCTGCAACATTTCTGTCAATTTCGTATACGCGAAAAAAGGGTCAGGCGGCGAAGCTTGTGGTCGCGAAGGTGGGAATGCGTCCGATCAGGGCGGGCAGCAGGCGCAGGTGGACCGGAACAGGGTCGTGCTCAGGTAACGGTCACCGCGATCGGGCAGCAGGGTCACGATGGTGCCGCCGTGCATGGCCCGGGCGATCTCCAGCGCGCCGGCAACCGCCGCACCGCTGGACATGCCCGCGAAGATGCCTTCAAGGATAGCCAGCCGGCGGGCGGTTTCAAAGGCCGTATCGTCATCGATGGTGAGCTTGGCATCAAGTTGTTGCGGATTGTAGATGGCCGGCACAATGGCTTCCTGCATGTTTTTCAGTCCCTGCACCTTGTGCCCCATGACCGGCTCGATGCCGATGATGGAAACGGACGGTTTCTGCTGCTTGAGGTAGGCGCCGGTGCCCATGAGGGTGCCGGAGGTTCCCATGCCGGCCACAAAGACATCGATCTGCCCATCCGTCTGGGCGAAAATTTCCGGGCCGGTAGTGTGATAGTGGGCCAGGGGGTTGTTGGGGTTGGCGTACTGGTTGGGCATGTAATAGGTTTCCGGATCCTGTTCCAGAACGCGATGCGCCATGCGGATGGCGCCGTCGGTGGCTTCAGTGGGGGGCGACAGGATCACCTCGGCGCCGTAGGCTTCCAGCACCGCGCGGCGCTCCAGGCTGACGCAGCCGGGCATCACCAGCTTGACCCGGTAACCGCGTGCGGCGCCAATCATGGCCAAAGCAATGCCGGTGTTGCCGGAGGTCGGTTCCAGAATCGTTTTTCCCCTGGTCAGTTCCCCCGATTCCTCGGCTTTGCGGATCATATGCCAGGCCGGCCGATCCTTGACGGAGCCGCCGGGGTTGTTGCCTTCGAGTTTGGCGAATATGCGCACCCGCGGGTTGGGATTGAGTTTGGTCAGTTCCACCAGGGGGGTGTTGCCAATGGTGCTGCACAGATCGATAGGGCGGTCGATTTTCATGAAGTTGTCAGCCTTGTCGGGTCGATTTTTTAGAAACACAAAGCCTTGCGGGCAGGGCGTTGCGTCACAGCGGTTACTCAAGTGTCATGCATCTTACAAAAGACTGCTCCCCGAAGACAACGCCGTTTTTTATCGATGGCGTTTACAGGATGCCGTGCAACGGTCTGCCGCAGGCCGCCAGGTCCTCGATGCGCCGCAGGGTGGCCGGATCTTCCTGCAGCGGTTCAGGGTAATGCGGCTTGAGGCGGGCGTCGAGGACCAGGGGGCCTGCACAGCCCCAATGTTTAAGCTGCGTCTTTGCCTCGATGCCGTACAGGTCGATGGCCGGATCGGAACGGGTGAAGGCGGTCCAGAGGAAATTTTCCAGGCTCCGGGCGCAAAAATCGCTGTTGTCGACCAGTACGATCCAGGGAAAACGCAGGATCGGATGCCCGGCATCGAAGCTTGCACAAAAAGCTTCGATGCGCGCATCCGCCTCGCCACGGGGCGAGGCTGCCGGCGGTGCCTGGATGGCCAGCAGCCCCGGGAGAATCAGGCGCGGGGCGGTATAGCCGGATGGCAGCGGCATGTCGGACGGCAACGCGGTGGGCAGGGTTCGGATCGGGGGCCCGCAGGCGGCGATCACGACCTTCGATCCCTGGTGCAGGGCCGGGCCACTGTAGTCGAGGGTGTCGATGCTGGTGCGGGTCTGAAAATGCAGATCCCGCCGCCAGTCGACGCGTTCCAGAAGGTGGCGCAGAAAGCCTGCCACGTTACCGACATCCAGGTCATTGGCATCCTCGGCGGCGGCGATCAACAGAAATTTGGCCAGAGAGAGCTGGCCGGTGCCAAGCAGGGCCTGGGCCTGCGTAAGGAGTTCCCGCGGCTGGCGGCGTGGCTCGTAGGGGGTGTAGCGTTCGCTGCCGATAGCCAGCAGCAGGGGGTGTACGCCGGCGGCGTCCACGGCATTCACGGCCCGCACCCCGTTGACCAGCCGGGGGATCAGCGGCGCGGTCAACTGGTGGATGAAGGCACCGAAAATACTGTCTTCCTGCGGGGGACGGCCAACGCTGGTGAAGGGCCAGATGGCGTCAGGACGGTGATAGACGGCCTTTACCTCCAGTACCGGAAAATCATGCTGAAGGCTGTAATAGCCGAGGTGATCCCCGAAGGGACCCTCCGGCAGCGTTTTGCCCGGAAGGACAGTGCCGCAGATGCAGAAGTCGGCCTGGGCGGCAATGGCGGGCCGGCCGGTCTGCGGCCGCATCTCCATACGGCGGCCGCCAAGCAGACCGGCGAAGCATATCTCGGGCATATCCTCCGGTAAAGGCATGATGG
This portion of the Syntrophotalea acetylenica genome encodes:
- a CDS encoding UbiD family decarboxylase — its product is MGYRNLSACVRDLERTGQLVRIEAEVDSRLEVAAIQRRVCQAKGPALLFTRVRGCRFPMLANLFGTLQRTRFLFRDTLETVERLLRFGSDPVALLKNPRLWPGVLLSAGHLPPRTVRKAPVLACRTSIDQLPQLVCWPKDGGPFITLPLVYSESPDAPGFRHANLGMYRVQLAGNRYRVNREVGLHYQLHRGLGVHHAQALRQRQPLPVNIFVGGPPALTLAAIMPLPEDMPEICFAGLLGGRRMEMRPQTGRPAIAAQADFCICGTVLPGKTLPEGPFGDHLGYYSLQHDFPVLEVKAVYHRPDAIWPFTSVGRPPQEDSIFGAFIHQLTAPLIPRLVNGVRAVNAVDAAGVHPLLLAIGSERYTPYEPRRQPRELLTQAQALLGTGQLSLAKFLLIAAAEDANDLDVGNVAGFLRHLLERVDWRRDLHFQTRTSIDTLDYSGPALHQGSKVVIAACGPPIRTLPTALPSDMPLPSGYTAPRLILPGLLAIQAPPAASPRGEADARIEAFCASFDAGHPILRFPWIVLVDNSDFCARSLENFLWTAFTRSDPAIDLYGIEAKTQLKHWGCAGPLVLDARLKPHYPEPLQEDPATLRRIEDLAACGRPLHGIL
- a CDS encoding MarR family winged helix-turn-helix transcriptional regulator, whose amino-acid sequence is MNHQNRIMEIFEVVSRALVNAKVQKLRKIGAREINLTQFQYINAINHSDDLTCSGLAKTLGLSKPAVTGIVNKLIEQGYVTKTRSASDRRVYFIQLTRTGEQVANAYEEACREYIRGMARALTETELDQLVLLMEKALH
- a CDS encoding methylated-DNA--[protein]-cysteine S-methyltransferase, giving the protein MTHTCTIDTPLGPMLAAAKGGKLAVLNFLGQKHFAAGMNDWLKQPDDPVLVALRAWLQGYFCGAATVPDVPLDPGGTPFQKTVWSILLRIPRGATTSYGEIAREVAEKTGIAAMSAQAVGGAVGRNPIAILIPCHRVLGADGSLTGYAGGLDKKRALLALEGITVP
- a CDS encoding TolC family protein, with amino-acid sequence MMCRHLLPLLPHLRRRLAGLLLLLTCLLASPVTSAARPVNIGVVMDGPWQGNQAILEMFQAEINDLLGAEFHTRFPQTALLTADWSQQGVHRNIDRLLADDSIDMILALGLLAGQDLARRGPLPKPCLAPLTVDRAAQQLPASNGSSGVFNFNYIATTSPLLRDLRLFRELVPFQHLAILVHRPYHEAIPEITRNLKRQLAETSVSLSVIPVNGAVEAALAALPEETEAVYITPLLLAEESFRQLIAGLSARGLPSFSYLGYEEVCKGVLAGAAPTTDFARLARRTALNMQRILLGENAASLPATTSLEDRLAINMATARAIGFSPAWNILNEAEQLFAEPLTATRRWSLDTVVKEAEAVNLDLAAADRKVAAGREDIRKARAGLLPHLELSATGSLIDQDRAAASFGTQAEQSLSASLELRQNLYSESTWANLDIQKQQQQARQEERRQLRLDVIQEAASAYLDVLRAKTLQTVQRNNLRVTRSNLELARTRREIGFSSPAEVYRWESQLARDRRALIDADVARTRAKIALNRILQRPLEENFTTSEQGLDDPVLLVSDPRLFAQLATPAAFARFRDFMVAQGLKASPELQRLDAAIAARRRARLAARRSFWVPDLSLQAGITHMLDETGEGVESPFSRLKGLLPVNIPEADDTSWNVGIRLSLPLFSGGTRFADLVQAERQVEGLELERKALAARMEQRIRSALHNSRASYTGIRLSREGSEAAARNLELVTDAYSRGVVSILELLDAQNADLVAEQAAANAVYDFLLDLMAVQRAIGQFDFFLGADDRENWFRHLEQFLQQATLPE
- a CDS encoding efflux RND transporter permease subunit codes for the protein MNITRAALDKTRITYVALVVVALAGLFSFKSLPRDEDPGFVVRTAQVLTYFPGASPERVEQLVTDKLEKVIQEIPEIDYIDSESKPGVSVIFVNILERYKNMRPIWDNLRRKVQRATGDLPDEVVGPFVNDEFGDIFGTIITITGQDFSYAQLKQIAEDCRNELLLSDEIAKVDIQGIQQERIFVEYNNARLAELGLSPLLLKNILEARNIIIPGGEIFTDKEQIVLEPTGNFDSVEDLRRTVINVPGSRDVVYLEDLVSIHRGYIDPPKAKVRYRGQPALTLALHLREGGDILKLGEEVRQAIDRFHEAYPIGVSFDVVAFQPKHVERKVSEFTGNLLQAMAIVLTVMLVFLGLRTGLVVSSLIPMAMIMSLMVMGFFNIGIDQMSLASLIIALGMLVDNAIVMSESIMVQMAEGKPARQAAIDSAQELKIPLLTSSLTTAAAFLPIFLAKSSTGEYTAPLFKVVTITLLCSWLLSLTMTPLLCSHFLHPDSKAGAVDFQSRFYRGYHGVLLALLRHRWLSVAGIVVLFMAAMLGMRLVPKTFFPPSDKAIFCAELRLPMGTPLKRTEAVVQQIEDFMGADLASGNGGEGITDWVAFIGEGAPRFMLPYKPEPPSPEYAYVLVNGTSRRHLLDSAMPRLEAFCRSRFPDLNPRIRPLNLGPPVDNPVEIRLSGKNSEELFGIADKVKAHLAGMPGILNITDDWGARTKKLVVRVNQPRALRAGLTSRDVAVSLQTILSGITTTEYREADEVIPVTLRSTAADRQDFGKLETHNIYVQRTGQSVPLKQVADIEIAWQPAKILRRDRRRTVTVEAGLDTNGNAIAIARQLDHWLKKEQRGWPFGYKYEMGGELETSGKANESINVNLPITGLLVVLLLVGQFNSLRRPLIILLTIPLGMIGVTAGLLLTGSYFGFMTLLGVVSLAGIVINNAIVLIDRIDIEIEQNGLPPERAVIEAAMRRLRPILLTTATTIGGLLPLWLGGGPLWEPMAIAIIFGLLFATALTLGVVPVLYSLFFRVGFKAR
- a CDS encoding PLP-dependent cysteine synthase family protein: MKIDRPIDLCSTIGNTPLVELTKLNPNPRVRIFAKLEGNNPGGSVKDRPAWHMIRKAEESGELTRGKTILEPTSGNTGIALAMIGAARGYRVKLVMPGCVSLERRAVLEAYGAEVILSPPTEATDGAIRMAHRVLEQDPETYYMPNQYANPNNPLAHYHTTGPEIFAQTDGQIDVFVAGMGTSGTLMGTGAYLKQQKPSVSIIGIEPVMGHKVQGLKNMQEAIVPAIYNPQQLDAKLTIDDDTAFETARRLAILEGIFAGMSSGAAVAGALEIARAMHGGTIVTLLPDRGDRYLSTTLFRSTCACCPP
- a CDS encoding efflux RND transporter periplasmic adaptor subunit; its protein translation is MPVRYLAFLSIILSLMACNDNGPPQPPPLRPVRSATVRAFSGQIQRSFSGISKAGQESRLSFRVPGAIEGLFVKVGDRVQAGQLIARLDATDYELQKQEAQAALARTLAQARNAEANYARVRALYENRNASRNDLDAARAASESATAAVRASETRLELARSQLRYTRLTAPVNGAIASVPIEAGENVAAGQIVALLTAGAIPEVGVAIPESLIAGIERGDAVAIRFDALPQRVFEGQVTEVGVAATSYATTYPVTVRLSGADPAIRPGMAAEVAFSFGQRTEGGTRFLVPPEAVGEDRAGRFVFILEVEGANLGRVRRQPVRVGELSAEGLEIVSGLKDGNRIVTAGVALIQDGQQVKLLTEPEPAP
- a CDS encoding radical SAM protein, which codes for MKEPLQVSESEKWHFEQGPVRPPSEARSLLLRVSRHCPWNRCTFCPLYKGKAFSLRSVEDIRRDIDVVARHLDTLRERLAGDRLDASVLALWRDHLPAAERAPFWAAALWLSGGLESVFLQDADGLIAGPVQLRAILDHLRKTFPWPFRVTAYARSKTVLRYRPEDLLALRQAGLSRLHIGLESGCDTVLRQVCKGASRAEHIMAGRRVRQAGIELSAYVMPGLGGRNLSERHARDSASALCAIDPEFIRLRTLAIPGGVPLAQEWLSGRFELCDSRELARELLLFLQSLDAAHGELVSDHALNLFEDLSGRLPKDLPRLRSMVEAFLVLPDERRCLYLVGRRGGVLRGLADLQDPGRQAAAAAICRKLGATPDNVEEICRLLMQRLI